The Herpetosiphonaceae bacterium nucleotide sequence TCCCTACGCAGCGACCTTTGCGGCTGGCGGCTGGCGTCTGATCGTCGCCGGGAAGCGCTGCTGCAACGCTTCAAGGCCGCGCCACGTCAGCATGCGGGCCAGATTGACCGGACCATCGATCGCGGCAAACGCCAGCCGATCCCGCAGCGAGAGCCGGATCGGCTCCGGCTCGTAGCCGTAGGCACGCATCTGGCGTCCGGCCAGCGCTTGCATAAAGGCGATCTCGCGCTGCGGCACCGCGCCCCGGAAGCGCCCGATGTACGCCGTCGTGATCGGACTTTGGTCCGGCGCTGCCCCGCCGCCGTATTTCGCGCGGTAGCTCGGCGCTCCCTCCATGGTGAGCATCGCGGGTGTGTACGGCTCGCCGATAAAAGCGCAGACCTGGCGCAGCGTGGCCTCTGGCTGCTCAACCAGCGTCTCGTAGCGCACGATCAGGTAGCGGTCGGGGTAGCGCTGATGGTTGCGCCAGGCCAGACGGACGGAGTAGAGCCAGCGGGCGGTCGCGCCACCGGCCCGCATCTTGCCCTTGGGCC carries:
- a CDS encoding sulfotransferase; the protein is PLAGRITGETIMERGPIFIGGLDRCGKTLLRALLVSHPHIAIPAVGSNYWTFFYNQYGDLRDPANFERCLAAMLRYKHARFIQPDPERIRHEFRQGQPSYARLFALFHQHYAEREGKPRWGDQSGLIERYADAIFAAYPGARMIHMIRDPRDRYQASLALWPKGKMRAGGATARWLYSVRLAWRNHQRYPDRYLIVRYETLVEQPEATLRQVCAFIGEPYTPAMLTMEGAPSYRAKYGGGAAPDQSPITTAYIGRFRGAVPQREIAFMQALAGRQMRAYGYEPEPIRLSLRDRLAFAAIDGPVNLARMLTWRGLEALQQRFPATIRRQPPAAKVAA